A genomic segment from Bradyrhizobium sp. CB1015 encodes:
- the ltrA gene encoding group II intron reverse transcriptase/maturase produces the protein MRQKNQVKLNLGTGTKGEAPNAAARETVARAAATALERPADEGPSMEAVVGRENLKKALAQVTRNKGAAGVDGMTVGELPGYLKEHWPTIRAQLLEGTYKPQSVRRVEIPKASGGLRLLGIPTVLDRFIQQAAMQVLQADWDETFSETSFGFRPGRSAHQAVERAQAYIASGHAVVVDIDLEKFFDRVNHDILMGLIARRVADKRLLKLIRGFLTTGAMEGGLVSPTEEGTPQGGPLSPLLSNLMLDVLDKELEKRGHRFVRYADDCNIYVRSRKAGERVLAGIERFLEKRLKLKVNKAKSAVAKPSVRKFLGFSFTGEKEPRRRIAPQVLARFKAKVRGLTRRTCGRSLAQIAKELSRYLIGWRGYFGFCQTPSVLRTLDEWLRRRLRAIAWKQWKRGDTRFAELRRRGVGRELAAQTAGSPHGPWRLANSPALTIAMPIAFFGTLGLASVAAQRPA, from the coding sequence ATGCGGCAGAAGAATCAGGTCAAGCTGAACTTGGGCACCGGAACGAAGGGTGAAGCCCCGAACGCCGCCGCCCGAGAGACCGTAGCGCGCGCGGCGGCCACCGCCCTCGAACGCCCGGCGGACGAAGGGCCGTCGATGGAAGCAGTTGTTGGGCGTGAGAATCTGAAGAAAGCGTTGGCGCAAGTGACGCGCAACAAGGGCGCGGCGGGCGTCGACGGGATGACCGTCGGCGAGCTGCCGGGCTACCTGAAAGAGCATTGGCCCACGATCCGGGCCCAGTTGCTTGAGGGCACCTACAAACCGCAGTCGGTGCGGCGGGTGGAGATACCGAAGGCGTCGGGCGGCCTACGGCTGCTTGGCATCCCGACGGTGCTCGACCGCTTCATCCAGCAGGCGGCGATGCAGGTGCTACAGGCGGATTGGGATGAGACGTTCTCCGAGACCAGCTTCGGCTTCCGGCCGGGGCGCTCGGCGCATCAGGCGGTGGAGCGGGCGCAGGCGTATATTGCGTCCGGACATGCCGTCGTCGTGGACATCGACCTGGAGAAGTTCTTCGACCGGGTCAACCACGACATCCTGATGGGGCTCATTGCCAGGCGGGTGGCTGACAAGCGCCTCCTCAAGTTGATCCGTGGCTTCTTGACCACGGGTGCGATGGAGGGAGGACTGGTCAGCCCGACGGAGGAGGGCACGCCGCAAGGCGGTCCGCTCTCGCCGCTATTGTCGAACCTGATGCTGGATGTGCTGGACAAGGAATTGGAGAAGCGCGGCCATCGCTTCGTGCGCTATGCCGACGACTGCAACATCTATGTGCGCAGTCGGAAGGCGGGTGAGCGGGTGCTGGCGGGCATCGAACGGTTCCTCGAAAAGCGCCTCAAGCTCAAGGTCAACAAAGCCAAGAGCGCGGTCGCCAAACCGAGCGTTCGCAAGTTCCTGGGCTTCAGCTTTACCGGCGAAAAAGAACCGCGCCGGCGCATCGCGCCGCAGGTACTCGCCCGCTTCAAGGCGAAGGTCCGAGGACTGACGCGACGCACCTGCGGCCGAAGCCTCGCGCAGATTGCCAAGGAGCTGTCGCGCTATCTGATCGGATGGCGCGGCTACTTCGGCTTCTGCCAAACCCCGTCGGTATTGCGCACACTTGACGAATGGCTCAGGCGGCGGTTGCGCGCCATCGCCTGGAAACAATGGAAGCGCGGTGACACTCGTTTTGCCGAGTTGCGACGTCGCGGCGTCGGCCGGGAGCTGGCGGCACAAACCGCCGGCAGCCCGCATGGCCCTTGGCGGCTCGCCAACAGTCCTGCGCTCACCATCGCCATGCCAATCGCGTTCTTCGGCACACTCGGCTTGGCTTCCGTCGCGGCACAGCGGCCCGCATAA
- the metK gene encoding methionine adenosyltransferase, which yields MRASYLFTSESVSEGHPDKVCDRISDEIVDLFYREGPKAGIDPWQIRAACETLATTNKVVIAGETRGPKSVTNEHIESVVRGAIKDIGYEQEGFHWKTCDIEILLHPQSADIAQGVDALQPGEVKEEGAGDQGIMFGYATNETPDLMPAPIFYAHKILRLISEARHSGKEKVLGPDSKSQVTVQYENGRPVGVREIVVSHQHLVPDLTSNQVREIVEPYVREALPKDWITPKTIWHINPTGKFYIGGPDGDSGLTGRKIIVDTYGGAAPHGGGAFSGKDPTKVDRSAAYAARYVAKNIVAAGLADRCTLQLAYAIGVARPLSIYIDTHGTGKVSEDQLEKAAAKAMDLTPRGIRTHLDLNRPIYARTSAYGHFGRTPDNEGGFSWEKTDLVEQLKRAL from the coding sequence ATGCGCGCGTCCTATCTCTTCACCAGCGAGTCCGTGTCCGAGGGCCATCCGGACAAGGTCTGTGACCGGATCTCCGATGAGATCGTCGACCTGTTCTACCGTGAAGGGCCGAAGGCGGGCATCGACCCGTGGCAGATCCGCGCCGCCTGCGAGACGCTCGCGACCACCAACAAGGTGGTGATCGCCGGTGAGACCCGCGGTCCGAAGTCGGTGACCAACGAGCACATCGAGAGCGTCGTGCGCGGCGCGATCAAGGACATCGGCTACGAGCAGGAAGGCTTCCACTGGAAGACCTGCGACATCGAGATCCTCTTGCATCCGCAGTCGGCCGACATCGCCCAGGGCGTCGATGCGCTGCAGCCGGGCGAGGTCAAGGAAGAAGGCGCGGGCGACCAGGGCATCATGTTCGGCTACGCCACCAACGAGACGCCCGATCTGATGCCGGCGCCGATCTTCTACGCCCACAAGATCCTGCGCCTGATCTCCGAAGCCCGTCACTCCGGCAAGGAGAAGGTGCTGGGTCCTGACTCCAAGAGCCAGGTCACCGTGCAGTACGAGAACGGCAGGCCGGTCGGCGTGCGCGAGATCGTGGTCTCGCACCAGCATCTGGTTCCGGACCTGACCTCGAACCAGGTCCGCGAGATCGTCGAGCCCTATGTGCGCGAGGCGCTGCCGAAGGACTGGATCACCCCGAAAACGATCTGGCACATCAACCCGACCGGCAAGTTCTACATCGGCGGTCCCGACGGCGATTCCGGCCTGACCGGCCGCAAGATCATCGTCGACACCTATGGCGGCGCGGCCCCGCATGGCGGCGGCGCGTTCTCCGGCAAGGATCCGACCAAGGTCGACCGTTCAGCGGCCTATGCCGCGCGCTACGTCGCCAAGAACATCGTCGCCGCCGGCCTTGCCGACCGCTGCACGCTCCAGCTTGCCTACGCCATCGGCGTGGCGCGTCCGCTGTCGATCTACATCGATACCCACGGCACCGGTAAGGTTTCGGAAGACCAGCTCGAGAAGGCCGCCGCAAAGGCGATGGACCTCACCCCGCGCGGCATCCGGACCCATCTCGATCTCAACCGGCCGATCTACGCGCGCACCTCGGCCTACGGGCATTTCGGCCGCACGCCCGACAACGAGGGCGGCTTCTCCTGGGAGAAGACCGACCTCGTCGAGCAGCTCAAGCGCGCGCTCTAG
- the ahcY gene encoding adenosylhomocysteinase, producing the protein MNAKPGFTDYIVKDISLADFGRKELSLAETEMPGLMATREEYGPKQPLKGARIAGSLHMTIQTGVLIETLAALGADIRWVSCNIYSTQDHAAAAIAAAGIPVFAVKGETLKDYWDYTAKLFDWHGGGHPNMILDDGGDATMYVHLGLRAENGDTAFLDKPGSEEEEVFFALLKKQLKEKPKGYFAGIANSIKGVSEETTTGVHRLYDMQKAGTLLWPAINVNDSVTKSKFDNLYGCRESLVDGIRRGTDVMLSGKVAMVAGFGDVGKGSAASLRQAGCRVMVSEVDPICALQAAMEGYEVVTMEDAAPRADIFVTATGNKDIITIEHMRAMKDRAIVCNIGHFDNEIQIASLRNLKWTNIKPQVDEIEFPDKHRIILLSEGRLVNLGNAMGHPSFVMSASFTNQTLAQIELFANNKDGKYEKKVYVLPKTLDEKVARLHLAKIGVKLTELRKDQADYIGVKQEGPYKSDHYRY; encoded by the coding sequence ATGAACGCGAAGCCCGGCTTCACCGATTACATCGTCAAGGACATTTCGCTCGCCGATTTCGGCCGCAAGGAGCTCTCGCTGGCCGAGACCGAGATGCCCGGCCTGATGGCCACCCGCGAGGAGTACGGCCCGAAGCAGCCGCTGAAGGGTGCCCGCATCGCCGGCTCGCTGCACATGACGATCCAGACCGGCGTGCTGATCGAGACGCTCGCCGCGCTCGGCGCCGACATCCGCTGGGTCTCCTGCAACATATATTCGACGCAGGATCACGCTGCCGCTGCGATCGCCGCCGCCGGCATTCCCGTCTTCGCCGTCAAGGGTGAGACGCTGAAGGATTACTGGGACTACACCGCAAAGCTGTTCGACTGGCACGGCGGCGGTCATCCGAACATGATCCTTGATGACGGCGGCGACGCCACCATGTATGTCCATCTCGGCCTGCGCGCCGAGAACGGCGACACCGCCTTCCTCGACAAGCCCGGCTCCGAGGAAGAGGAAGTCTTCTTCGCGCTTCTGAAGAAGCAGCTCAAGGAAAAGCCGAAGGGCTACTTCGCCGGGATCGCCAACAGCATCAAGGGCGTTTCCGAGGAGACCACGACGGGCGTGCATCGTCTCTATGACATGCAGAAGGCGGGCACGCTGCTGTGGCCGGCAATCAACGTCAACGACAGCGTCACCAAGTCGAAGTTCGACAACCTCTATGGCTGCCGTGAATCGCTGGTCGACGGCATCCGCCGCGGCACCGACGTGATGCTGTCGGGCAAGGTCGCGATGGTCGCGGGCTTCGGCGACGTCGGCAAGGGCTCGGCCGCCTCGCTGCGCCAGGCCGGCTGCCGCGTCATGGTGTCGGAAGTCGATCCGATCTGCGCGCTGCAGGCGGCGATGGAAGGCTACGAGGTCGTGACCATGGAAGACGCCGCGCCGCGCGCCGACATCTTCGTCACCGCCACCGGCAACAAGGACATCATCACGATCGAGCACATGCGCGCGATGAAGGATCGCGCCATCGTCTGCAACATCGGCCACTTCGACAACGAGATCCAGATCGCGTCTCTGCGCAATCTGAAGTGGACCAACATCAAGCCGCAGGTCGACGAGATCGAGTTCCCCGACAAGCACCGCATCATCCTGCTGTCGGAGGGCCGCCTCGTGAACCTCGGCAACGCGATGGGCCATCCGTCCTTCGTGATGTCGGCGTCCTTCACCAACCAGACGCTGGCGCAGATCGAGCTGTTCGCCAACAACAAGGACGGCAAGTACGAGAAGAAGGTCTACGTGCTGCCGAAGACGCTCGACGAGAAGGTCGCCCGCCTGCACCTCGCCAAGATCGGCGTCAAGCTCACCGAGCTGCGCAAGGACCAGGCCGACTACATCGGCGTGAAGCAGGAAGGCCCGTACAAGTCGGATCACTACCGCTACTGA